A genomic segment from Conger conger chromosome 2, fConCon1.1, whole genome shotgun sequence encodes:
- the LOC133121273 gene encoding protein PERCC1: protein MAAGVIRNLSDFRLATSFQHPFYCPLDVKDTLIEDEEEEEDEEEEEGYGQEGDEEGIEESQNISCQIHRGEKEWLEEDYTPITTETTHHLLRFLDLINSDIQRYFGRKNREEDPDACDIYEDRTFLGKCGRERYYADLVKMAQAGGEEDQESPSLNPLCEADSQAIEHLCSQENAQQLGPLAELFDYGLRRYVGSGGVNKQVHRQRVDRRHGHILPMCKRRLPSSFWTEPTPTHQVCLLSTSNTPDFSDLLANWTTESGQELQGGVRDSPHELSQQALETDFNMA from the exons ATGGCTGCTGGGGTTATTAGAAATCTGAGCGACTTTCGGCTGGCCACATCATTCCAGCACCCTTTCTATTGCCCACTGGACGTTAAAGATACTTTAATagaggatgaggaagaagaagaagatgaggaagaggaggagggttATGGGCAGGAAGGGGATGAAGAGGGCATAGAGGAGAGTCAGAATATATCATGTCAGATacacagaggagagaaggagtggCTAGAGGAAGACTacacccccatcaccacagagACCACCCATCACCTCCTTCGCTTCCTGGACCTCATCAACAGTGACATCCAGCGCTACTTTGGGCGGAAAAATCGAGAAGAGGACCCGGATGCCTGCGACATCTACGAAGACCGCACGTTTCTGGGGAAATGCGGCCGTGAGCGTTACTATGCCGACCTGGTTAAGATGGCCCAGgcaggcgggg AGGAGGACCAGGAGTCACCTTCCCTGAATCCGCTCTGTGAGGCCGACAGCCAGGCCATCGAGCATCTCTGCAGCCAGGAGAACGCCCAGCAGCTAGGGCCCCTAGCTGAGCTCTTTGACTACGGCCTGAGGAGGTACGTGGGCTCCGGCGGAGTAAACAAGCAGGTCCATCGCCAGAGAGTGGACAGGAGACACGGGCATATTCTGCCGATGTGCAAACGGCGCCTGCCCTCAAGTTTCTGGACAgaacccacacccacccaccaggTCTGTCTGCTCAGTACCTCCAACACCCCCGACTTCAGTGACCTCCTCGCCAACTGGACCACTGAGAGCGGCCAGGAGCTGCAGGGTGGAGTCAGGGACTCCCCTCATGAGTTGAGCCAGCAGGCACTTGAGACTGATTTCAACATGGCATAG